A single region of the Saprospiraceae bacterium genome encodes:
- a CDS encoding sigma-70 family RNA polymerase sigma factor has translation MSLRWLKRKGFAGWSDQQLLEAFQQSGEDRYFYALLDRYIHRIYYNCKTIIPNEEDCKDIVMTIAGRVYENLSTADIQYFRSWLFSVAKNQCIDHLRSQNGYVDKNVEWEMAEEINPQVMEPEAQALYLHEETEAAFSEEKVQIALKTLEEDQQLCLHLFYFEEKSYKEIMEITHFTAKEVKSHLQNGKRKLKRALSILQNKP, from the coding sequence ATGTCTTTGCGATGGCTCAAACGAAAAGGATTTGCAGGTTGGTCGGATCAACAGCTGCTAGAGGCTTTCCAGCAATCAGGAGAGGATCGTTATTTCTATGCTTTGCTTGATCGTTATATTCATCGGATATACTACAATTGTAAAACTATAATCCCCAATGAAGAAGATTGCAAAGACATCGTTATGACTATTGCCGGAAGAGTATATGAAAATTTGTCAACAGCAGATATTCAGTATTTTAGAAGCTGGCTCTTTTCGGTTGCCAAGAATCAATGCATAGACCACCTCCGAAGCCAAAACGGGTATGTCGATAAAAACGTAGAATGGGAAATGGCAGAAGAGATAAACCCACAGGTCATGGAACCAGAAGCGCAAGCACTGTACCTTCACGAGGAAACCGAAGCAGCATTTTCAGAAGAAAAAGTCCAAATAGCGCTCAAAACATTAGAAGAAGACCAACAACTTTGCCTCCACCTGTTTTATTTTGAGGAAAAAAGCTATAAGGAAATTATGGAAATAACCCATTTTACGGCCAAGGAAGTCAAGAGCCACCTTCAGAACGGAAAACGAAAACTCAAACGTGCCTTAAGTATCCTTCAAAATAAGCCCTAA
- a CDS encoding glycosyltransferase family 1 protein produces the protein MRIAINTRFLIKNHLEGIGWFTWEVARELALSHPEHTFIFLFDRPFDPSFIPADNVEAVVIYPPARHAVLWWWWFEIAVPRVLKQKKVDVFLSPDGYCSLKTPTPTVMVCHDIAHLHYPKQVPFHGRVFYHHFIPKYLNRAERIVAVSHFTKQDIIRHYGILADKISVAGNGVRDLFQVMSEIEKQQVRQQYSDGQAYFFYVGSVHPRKNVAHLISAFTLFKAQTQAPVKLLIGGRLAWQTESIQTALAQSPYQEDIHLLGYLSDETLAKLLGAALALTYPSLFEGFGVPLLEAMQSEVPIITSNTSSLPEVAGNAALFVDPTNLTALAQQLSRIYQEPGLRQTLIQAGKGQRKLFSWQKTAEVVWNNIMFLGKD, from the coding sequence ATGAGAATTGCAATCAATACTCGTTTCTTAATCAAGAACCATTTAGAAGGAATTGGCTGGTTTACTTGGGAGGTGGCTCGCGAATTAGCACTTAGCCATCCTGAACATACTTTCATTTTTTTATTCGATCGTCCATTTGACCCTTCTTTTATTCCGGCCGACAATGTTGAAGCGGTCGTCATTTACCCGCCAGCAAGGCATGCCGTTTTGTGGTGGTGGTGGTTTGAAATAGCTGTTCCAAGGGTTTTGAAGCAAAAAAAAGTGGATGTTTTTCTTTCTCCTGATGGATATTGTTCTTTAAAAACCCCTACTCCTACGGTAATGGTATGCCATGATATTGCTCATTTGCATTACCCCAAACAAGTACCCTTTCATGGGCGGGTGTTTTATCATCACTTTATACCTAAGTATTTAAATAGAGCAGAACGCATCGTTGCGGTATCGCATTTCACCAAACAAGATATCATCCGACATTATGGTATCCTAGCGGATAAAATAAGCGTTGCAGGCAATGGGGTACGCGACTTATTTCAGGTTATGAGCGAAATAGAAAAACAACAGGTCAGGCAACAATATAGTGATGGACAAGCTTATTTTTTTTACGTGGGATCTGTTCACCCACGCAAAAATGTGGCGCATTTGATAAGCGCTTTCACCTTATTCAAAGCACAAACGCAGGCACCGGTAAAATTATTAATTGGAGGCCGTTTGGCATGGCAAACGGAAAGCATTCAAACGGCCTTGGCTCAATCTCCTTATCAAGAAGATATCCATTTGCTAGGCTATCTGAGTGATGAAACCCTGGCAAAGCTATTGGGAGCTGCGCTCGCGCTTACTTATCCATCTTTATTCGAAGGGTTTGGGGTACCTTTACTCGAAGCCATGCAGTCCGAAGTTCCTATCATTACCTCTAATACTTCTTCCTTGCCAGAAGTGGCTGGCAATGCTGCGCTTTTTGTTGACCCCACTAATTTAACGGCACTGGCACAACAACTTTCTCGAATTTATCAAGAACCAGGCCTCCGGCAAACCCTTATTCAAGCCGGAAAAGGACAGAGAAAGCTATTTAGTTGGCAAAAAACGGCAGAAGTTGTATGGAATAATATAATGTTTTTGGGAAAAGACTAA
- a CDS encoding tetratricopeptide repeat protein, protein MKAIFEDSTCLSMQEIKAYHAGTLNQKQQLRIEHHLIDCELCNGALEGFANSPDEKKDRAQLKILAKQLGATKSNPPSFYLKQVAAILVLAIIGSAFIGYWNYTKSERLFVRFYEHPAVVDINLRTPTAAGQSIQRTEAFVAYQQGDYTRASTLFEAYFKQHQALDAEAAFYAGITYLQLQDYQIAMDWLNKVRINSPQQYEKATWYLALASLRKKDYAGTIQLATELKEVSDLLYREKAIGLLAAMGN, encoded by the coding sequence ATGAAAGCTATTTTCGAAGACAGCACTTGTTTGTCCATGCAGGAAATCAAAGCATACCACGCTGGCACCCTTAACCAGAAGCAGCAACTTCGGATAGAACACCACTTGATTGATTGCGAATTGTGCAATGGAGCACTGGAAGGTTTCGCGAATAGTCCTGATGAAAAAAAAGATCGCGCTCAACTGAAAATCCTGGCCAAGCAGCTGGGGGCTACAAAAAGTAATCCCCCTTCCTTTTATCTCAAGCAAGTTGCGGCCATTTTGGTTTTAGCCATCATTGGCTCAGCCTTTATTGGTTATTGGAATTATACCAAGTCCGAACGGCTTTTTGTCCGATTTTACGAACACCCTGCTGTTGTTGATATTAATCTCCGAACGCCAACAGCAGCAGGTCAATCCATCCAACGAACGGAGGCTTTTGTAGCCTATCAACAGGGTGACTATACCCGAGCATCTACTTTGTTTGAAGCATACTTTAAGCAGCACCAAGCTTTAGATGCTGAAGCAGCTTTTTATGCTGGCATTACATACTTACAGTTACAAGATTATCAAATTGCCATGGATTGGCTGAATAAAGTGAGAATCAATAGCCCCCAGCAGTATGAAAAAGCCACTTGGTATCTAGCATTGGCTTCCCTGAGAAAGAAAGATTATGCAGGTACGATCCAATTGGCTACAGAATTAAAGGAGGTCTCCGATTTATTGTATAGAGAGAAAGCAATCGGATTGCTAGCAGCGATGGGGAATTAG
- a CDS encoding DUF4837 family protein codes for MNSYKTISFFVLLAVATSCSEDMQRSLSPVPNAFGKLNEIIIISDDRIWEGPIGDTMRYYYGAAYPILPQPEPIFDLRHFTPEDLEKDPIRKEFRNYLFVANLNEEDSPTTQLMKGDLQEERLQKAKDDPNYTSTIARNKWANNQLLVYQFAFSDDDLAENLKKNFPAIAKRIQDADREKIEATIYFGGENPAIQMEVADKMDTRMRVPSDFTLAISNEDIIWMRKEIDNINSNLLIHKINYTNQSQLSKEGIKSIRDSLGRKYISSTLPDTYMRVNDVDLPMFTSVKTLNNKYALEARGIWEMANDFMGGAFISYLIHNPEKNELLFVDGFVYAPGKEKRNFMQALEFIISTVEF; via the coding sequence ATGAATTCTTATAAAACAATTAGCTTTTTTGTCCTGTTGGCGGTCGCTACCAGCTGTAGTGAAGACATGCAGCGCAGTTTGTCGCCCGTTCCAAATGCTTTCGGCAAACTAAATGAAATCATCATTATCTCAGATGATCGAATTTGGGAAGGCCCCATTGGTGATACCATGCGCTATTACTATGGCGCAGCCTACCCCATCTTGCCACAACCAGAGCCGATTTTTGACTTGCGACATTTTACCCCTGAAGATTTGGAGAAAGACCCTATTCGTAAAGAATTTAGAAATTATTTATTCGTTGCGAACCTGAACGAAGAGGATTCTCCTACCACACAATTGATGAAAGGTGACTTGCAAGAGGAAAGATTACAAAAGGCTAAAGACGACCCTAATTATACCTCGACCATAGCTAGAAACAAATGGGCGAATAATCAATTGCTCGTGTATCAATTTGCTTTTTCAGATGACGACTTAGCGGAAAACCTTAAAAAGAACTTCCCTGCCATAGCCAAGCGCATACAAGATGCAGATAGAGAAAAAATTGAAGCAACAATTTATTTTGGCGGTGAAAATCCAGCTATCCAAATGGAAGTGGCTGATAAAATGGATACCAGGATGCGGGTGCCTAGTGATTTTACGCTGGCCATTAGCAATGAAGATATCATATGGATGCGCAAAGAAATAGATAATATCAACTCGAACCTGTTGATCCACAAAATAAACTATACCAACCAATCTCAACTATCTAAAGAAGGGATTAAATCTATTCGGGATTCACTAGGTAGAAAATACATTTCTTCTACTTTGCCTGATACTTATATGCGTGTCAACGATGTGGACCTTCCTATGTTTACGAGTGTTAAAACGCTTAATAACAAATATGCCCTGGAAGCTCGTGGAATTTGGGAGATGGCCAATGACTTTATGGGAGGCGCATTTATCAGTTACCTGATACACAATCCAGAAAAAAATGAACTGCTTTTTGTCGATGGATTCGTATATGCACCGGGGAAAGAAAAACGCAACTTCATGCAGGCGCTTGAGTTTATTATTTCTACCGTTGAATTTTAA